A stretch of Ligilactobacillus faecis DNA encodes these proteins:
- a CDS encoding amino acid permease, translating into MSKEQNEQSHQHLNRSLTSGQMEMIALGGTIGVGLFMGSTSTIKWTGPSVLLAYAFVGIVLYAVMRALGEMIYIKPGTGSFADYATDYIHPLAGYLTKWSNIFQYIVVGISEVIAVTQYLNFWWPDLPDWVSGLVVIITLTLANLASAKAYGTLEFYFALIKVVTIVLMIVVGLMVIFLGFGNGWHPLGLSNLWSHGGFFTGGFKGFMFSLSIIVGSYQGIELLGITAGEAADPKNAIVSAVKSIVWRILIFYIGAIFVIVTIYPWDQLAAIGSPFVETFSKVGITGAASIINFVVLTAAMSGANSGIYSSSRMLFKLSIDREAPKVFSRLSKHVVPNIAILAISGGILLGFILNIIMTSLSKSTANLFVVVYSSSVLPGMIPWFVILLSELRFRRQNQTALTEHPFKMPLYPFSNYFAIISLLVIMIFMFINPDTRVSVSVGAAFLLLLTVIFFLKERKK; encoded by the coding sequence ATGAGTAAGGAACAAAATGAGCAATCGCATCAACATTTGAATCGCTCATTGACATCAGGCCAAATGGAAATGATCGCCTTAGGTGGCACGATCGGAGTCGGACTTTTCATGGGATCAACTTCAACGATCAAATGGACTGGTCCTTCTGTCTTACTTGCTTATGCTTTTGTTGGGATCGTTTTATACGCAGTAATGCGTGCTTTAGGTGAAATGATCTACATCAAACCTGGGACAGGATCTTTCGCTGATTATGCCACTGATTACATCCATCCTTTAGCAGGATATTTAACTAAATGGAGCAATATTTTTCAATATATCGTTGTTGGGATCAGTGAAGTCATCGCTGTGACACAATACTTGAACTTTTGGTGGCCTGATCTACCCGACTGGGTCTCAGGCCTTGTCGTGATCATCACTTTGACTTTAGCTAATCTGGCTTCTGCTAAAGCTTATGGAACGCTTGAATTTTATTTTGCGTTGATCAAAGTCGTGACGATCGTTTTGATGATCGTTGTTGGTCTGATGGTGATCTTTTTAGGTTTTGGTAACGGTTGGCATCCACTTGGACTTTCAAACCTTTGGTCACATGGCGGTTTCTTCACTGGTGGCTTTAAAGGCTTTATGTTTTCACTTTCGATCATCGTCGGTTCTTATCAAGGGATCGAACTTTTAGGGATCACTGCTGGGGAGGCTGCTGATCCTAAAAATGCGATCGTATCAGCAGTCAAATCGATCGTGTGGCGGATCTTGATCTTTTATATTGGTGCGATCTTTGTGATCGTTACGATCTATCCTTGGGATCAACTAGCTGCGATCGGCTCACCTTTTGTTGAAACATTTTCTAAAGTCGGGATCACTGGAGCTGCTTCGATCATCAACTTTGTTGTTTTGACAGCAGCTATGTCTGGGGCCAACTCAGGGATCTATAGCTCGAGTCGAATGCTCTTTAAACTTTCGATCGACCGTGAAGCACCAAAAGTCTTTAGTAGACTTTCTAAACACGTTGTGCCAAATATCGCGATCTTAGCGATCTCAGGTGGGATCTTACTTGGCTTTATCTTAAATATCATCATGACAAGTTTGAGCAAAAGTACAGCTAATCTTTTCGTGGTCGTTTATAGTTCCAGTGTTTTACCTGGGATGATCCCGTGGTTTGTGATCTTACTTTCTGAACTGCGTTTTCGACGCCAAAACCAAACAGCACTGACAGAGCATCCTTTTAAGATGCCACTTTACCCTTTTTCAAATTATTTTGCGATCATCTCGCTTTTAGTGATCATGATCTTTATGTTCATCAATCCAGATACGCGCGTCTCAGTCTCAGTCGGAGCGGCCTTTCTCCTGCTCTTAACAGTGATCTTTTTCCTCAAAGAGCGTAAGAAATAA
- a CDS encoding beta-1,6-galactofuranosyltransferase: MSKYILTIEDPKKNNAGPKAKEDILYFLEQENFERLPLKLDLDPEDASFKAKLHKLYLGKVYIPRVLKKIKAEMILLQYPIYSTYLTNVLIAAIRKYTNAKLYLVIHDIETLRLFKDDPEFVANELRIFNEVDGIIDHNEKMHAWLKAQGIKTPLVDLGLFDYHNPIKLAETYTFDRSVVFAGNLEKSKFLTKLAKADFQLKLFGPNPAANYPTNVQYLGVYSPEELPKYLTQNFGLVWDGTSLTECDGLFGEYTKYNDPHKASLYLSSGLPIIVWRQAALADFVETNNLGFAVESLTDVASRLETMRPEEYSTMKKNAVALAEKLRTGHFIKTAVAKLTDEKDRA, encoded by the coding sequence ATGAGTAAATATATTTTAACGATTGAAGATCCAAAGAAAAATAATGCCGGACCTAAAGCTAAAGAAGATATTTTATACTTTTTAGAACAAGAAAATTTTGAAAGATTACCGTTAAAACTCGACCTAGATCCTGAAGATGCCAGTTTTAAAGCTAAATTGCACAAGCTTTATTTAGGCAAAGTCTATATTCCCCGAGTCTTAAAAAAAATCAAAGCTGAGATGATCTTGTTACAATATCCGATCTACTCGACTTATTTGACAAACGTTTTGATCGCAGCGATCCGAAAATATACAAATGCTAAATTATATCTGGTGATCCATGACATCGAAACGTTACGGCTCTTTAAAGATGACCCCGAATTTGTGGCAAATGAATTGAGAATTTTCAATGAAGTCGACGGGATCATCGATCATAATGAAAAGATGCATGCTTGGTTAAAAGCTCAAGGGATCAAAACACCGCTCGTTGATCTAGGTCTCTTTGATTACCATAATCCGATAAAATTAGCTGAGACTTACACGTTTGATCGTTCAGTCGTATTTGCTGGTAATTTAGAAAAATCGAAATTTTTGACTAAATTAGCCAAAGCTGATTTTCAGCTGAAACTTTTTGGACCAAATCCTGCAGCTAATTATCCGACGAATGTACAATATTTAGGGGTCTATAGTCCAGAAGAATTACCTAAATATTTGACGCAAAATTTTGGCCTTGTTTGGGACGGAACGAGTTTGACTGAATGTGATGGGCTCTTTGGTGAGTATACTAAATATAATGATCCCCATAAAGCTTCGTTATATTTGAGTAGTGGCTTACCGATCATTGTTTGGCGCCAAGCAGCGCTCGCTGATTTTGTCGAAACAAATAACCTGGGTTTTGCCGTTGAAAGTTTAACAGATGTTGCCAGTCGCTTAGAAACGATGCGTCCGGAAGAATATTCAACGATGAAAAAAAATGCAGTTGCTTTAGCAGAAAAATTACGTACAGGACACTTTATCAAAACTGCAGTAGCAAAGTTAACAGATGAAAAGGATCGAGCATAA
- a CDS encoding oligosaccharide flippase family protein, with product MKVLRNYLYNAGYQVLAIIVPLITSPYISRVLHASGVGANAYTNSIIQYFVLVAGLGVGYYGNREIAYRREDRQKLSETFWEIQILKTLTTLVTYIGFIIFLQIYTKYTWYLWIQSINVIAVAFDISWLYMGIEDFKKTVIRNTFVKLLSVVLILTLVRDAGDVGLYIFIVGFSALLGNLILWPQLRKLLVPVKLRDLHPFKHFNATVSLFIPQVATSVYLQLNKTMLGAMIGAKYSGYYNNADQLIKIVLTLATSLGTVMLPHMAAAFAKGDKEKVNKLLYTSFDFISLLSMAMMFGIAAISLQLGPYFFGAGFGPVGPAMLIESIVIILIAWSNAVGTQYLLPTNKVKAFTTSVMLGAIINIIINFPFIYLWGLNGAMFATVLSEVMVTAYQLWYIRNIVQLKQMFINIPKYLIAGIVMFIPVFFLSNTVKTSILSLALEILLGVVVYVVMIYILRPTSLTQVEQIIKSKVKRA from the coding sequence ATGAAGGTTCTCCGCAATTACCTCTATAATGCGGGTTATCAAGTCTTAGCGATCATCGTTCCGTTGATCACAAGTCCGTATATCAGCCGTGTGCTACACGCTTCTGGTGTCGGTGCTAATGCATATACGAATTCGATCATCCAATATTTTGTTTTAGTTGCAGGTCTTGGTGTCGGTTATTATGGCAACCGTGAGATCGCTTATCGCAGAGAAGATCGGCAAAAACTCTCAGAAACTTTTTGGGAGATCCAGATCTTAAAGACGTTAACGACCTTAGTAACATATATCGGGTTCATCATCTTTTTACAGATCTACACGAAATATACGTGGTATCTGTGGATCCAATCGATCAACGTCATCGCGGTCGCGTTTGATATCTCATGGCTATATATGGGGATCGAAGATTTTAAAAAGACTGTGATCCGCAATACGTTTGTTAAATTGTTATCAGTCGTCTTGATCTTGACTTTAGTTAGAGATGCTGGCGATGTTGGTCTCTATATCTTTATTGTGGGCTTTTCAGCCTTACTTGGGAATTTGATCTTATGGCCACAATTGCGTAAATTGCTAGTGCCAGTCAAGTTACGTGATCTGCATCCGTTCAAGCATTTCAATGCGACTGTCTCGTTATTTATCCCGCAAGTTGCGACTTCAGTTTACTTGCAGTTGAATAAAACGATGCTTGGGGCGATGATCGGTGCGAAGTATTCTGGTTATTACAATAATGCTGATCAGTTGATCAAGATCGTCTTGACGTTAGCGACTTCGCTTGGAACAGTTATGTTACCGCATATGGCGGCAGCTTTTGCTAAGGGAGATAAAGAAAAAGTCAATAAGTTGCTCTATACATCGTTTGATTTTATCTCACTCTTATCGATGGCGATGATGTTTGGGATCGCTGCGATCTCACTTCAATTAGGTCCATATTTCTTTGGCGCAGGTTTTGGACCAGTTGGGCCAGCGATGTTGATCGAATCTATTGTGATCATTTTGATCGCCTGGAGTAATGCCGTTGGGACACAATATCTACTACCAACAAATAAAGTCAAAGCCTTTACGACTTCGGTCATGTTAGGCGCGATCATCAATATCATCATCAACTTCCCATTTATCTATCTCTGGGGCTTGAATGGGGCAATGTTTGCAACTGTACTTTCTGAAGTTATGGTGACCGCTTACCAACTCTGGTATATTAGAAATATCGTGCAACTTAAGCAGATGTTTATCAATATTCCCAAATATTTGATCGCTGGGATCGTGATGTTTATCCCCGTCTTTTTCTTGAGTAATACAGTTAAAACAAGTATCTTGAGCTTAGCTTTAGAGATCTTGTTAGGCGTCGTGGTCTATGTAGTGATGATCTACATTTTACGCCCAACGTCGTTGACTCAAGTTGAGCAGATCATAAAAAGTAAAGTAAAGCGAGCTTAA
- a CDS encoding beta-1,6-galactofuranosyltransferase, which yields MENYVLLWHDSVRADGGIKAKEDTNEFFKAEGYKVIDTPYGKVAKVLYVFFVLPFIFLTIRQGNVIVQFPSGKVFLRRWILNGIKHLSGARLILVIHDIEALRLHVGKEHADENKQELEFLQMADGLISLSPKMTTWLRDRNVVAPITELNIWDYDNPQPIQPKHAYDKSLCFAGNLVKSTFLKKYALKNKLLLFGKEPQLDEYASSITYQGVFSPEELPTKLKADFGLIWDGPEVTTCSGNFGEYLKYNAPHKTSLYLSSGLPVIVWEEAAVAKVIKRYGCGLTVKSLTEVSDILDRLTPREYTELYENTVRIAKKMRHGYFMRQAIETLIKKLDDEEKNE from the coding sequence ATGGAAAATTATGTCTTATTATGGCATGATAGTGTACGTGCAGATGGTGGGATAAAGGCAAAAGAAGATACAAATGAGTTTTTTAAAGCAGAAGGTTATAAGGTCATTGATACGCCTTATGGTAAAGTGGCCAAAGTTTTATACGTTTTTTTTGTCTTACCGTTCATCTTTTTAACGATCAGACAGGGCAATGTGATCGTCCAATTTCCTTCGGGAAAAGTTTTTCTCCGTCGATGGATCTTGAACGGTATCAAGCATCTTTCGGGCGCCAGATTGATCTTGGTCATTCATGATATCGAAGCGCTAAGATTACATGTTGGCAAAGAGCATGCTGACGAAAATAAGCAGGAGTTAGAGTTTTTACAAATGGCTGACGGACTGATCTCTTTGAGTCCTAAAATGACGACTTGGCTTCGAGATAGAAATGTCGTGGCTCCGATCACGGAATTGAATATTTGGGATTATGACAATCCCCAACCGATCCAACCTAAACATGCCTATGATAAGAGTCTTTGTTTTGCTGGGAATCTAGTTAAATCAACTTTTTTGAAAAAATATGCGTTAAAAAATAAATTACTGCTTTTTGGCAAGGAGCCACAGCTTGATGAATACGCTAGCTCGATCACGTATCAAGGAGTCTTCAGTCCTGAAGAGTTACCGACAAAACTCAAGGCTGATTTTGGTCTGATCTGGGATGGACCAGAAGTTACAACGTGTAGTGGTAATTTTGGCGAATATCTCAAATATAATGCGCCCCACAAAACGTCACTTTATTTGAGTTCTGGTCTTCCCGTCATTGTTTGGGAAGAAGCCGCTGTTGCCAAAGTTATCAAACGGTATGGTTGTGGGCTAACGGTCAAAAGCTTAACTGAAGTAAGTGATATTTTAGACCGCTTGACGCCTAGAGAGTATACTGAACTTTATGAAAATACAGTCAGAATTGCAAAAAAAATGCGACATGGATATTTTATGCGCCAGGCGATCGAAACTTTGATCAAAAAACTAGATGATGAGGAAAAAAATGAGTAA
- a CDS encoding glycosyltransferase family 2 protein: MTKKLSIIVPCYFEEESIPLFYQAVEEIKDQLKGVELEYWFINDGSTDNSLKEMQALQAKDPKHVHYVSFSRNFGKEAALYCGLREATGDYVTVMDVDLQDPPAMLPEMLEIVETSDYDCVGTRRIDRAGEPPVRSFFARMFYRLINKISDTEIVDGARDYRLMTRQMVDAILQMSEYNRFSKGIFSWVGFKTKYLNYENQERVAGKTSWNFWSLFKYSIDGIVNFSQFPLDIAAFVGFGSSVISGLAILFIIIRYLVHGDPTSGWASTICIMLFIGGIQLFCLGIVGKYIGKIFTEVKNRPVYIIKEKK, translated from the coding sequence ATGACAAAAAAATTATCGATCATTGTTCCATGTTATTTTGAAGAAGAGTCGATCCCTTTATTTTATCAAGCAGTAGAGGAAATAAAAGATCAACTCAAAGGAGTCGAACTAGAATATTGGTTTATTAATGATGGTTCGACAGATAATTCTTTAAAAGAGATGCAAGCGTTACAGGCCAAAGATCCTAAGCATGTCCACTATGTTTCATTCTCACGTAACTTTGGAAAGGAAGCAGCACTATATTGTGGATTGCGCGAAGCTACCGGCGATTATGTGACCGTAATGGATGTCGATCTGCAAGATCCGCCAGCGATGTTGCCTGAGATGCTTGAGATCGTGGAGACAAGTGACTATGATTGTGTGGGGACTCGCCGGATCGATCGGGCAGGAGAACCACCAGTACGATCGTTTTTTGCGCGAATGTTTTATAGGCTGATCAATAAGATCTCAGACACAGAGATCGTTGATGGCGCACGTGATTATCGGTTGATGACCCGTCAAATGGTCGATGCGATCCTTCAAATGAGTGAATATAATCGCTTTTCTAAGGGGATCTTTAGTTGGGTCGGCTTTAAAACTAAATATTTAAATTATGAAAATCAAGAACGAGTAGCCGGTAAAACTAGTTGGAATTTTTGGAGTCTCTTTAAATATTCGATCGACGGGATCGTAAATTTTTCGCAGTTTCCACTTGATATTGCGGCCTTCGTTGGTTTTGGCTCCTCAGTGATCTCAGGACTTGCGATCTTATTTATCATTATTCGTTACTTAGTCCACGGTGATCCAACGAGTGGTTGGGCTTCTACTATTTGTATCATGTTATTTATCGGCGGGATCCAACTCTTTTGTTTGGGGATCGTTGGCAAATATATCGGGAAAATTTTTACTGAGGTGAAAAATAGACCGGTCTATATTATCAAAGAAAAGAAATAA
- the glf gene encoding UDP-galactopyranose mutase produces MSKYLVVGAGLFGAVFANEAAKRGHEVTVIEKRDHLAGNIYTKEVNGIQVHQYGAHIFHTSNKKVWEYVNQFAEFNRYTNTPIANYNGEIYNLPFNMNTFNKLWGVVTPEEAQAKIDEQRAVLKGKKPENLEEQAISLIGTDIYEKLIKGYTEKQWGRKATELPAFIIRRLPVRLTYDNNYFNDTYQGIPIGGYTQIVEKMLDHPQITVKTKTDFFDKKDQYLADYDKVLFTGMIDQFFDYKLGELEYRSLRFETENLDVDNYQGNAVVNYTDAKTPYTRIIEHKHFEFGKGDKDKTVITREYPADWKRGDEPYYPVNDKKNNSLYTKYQELAANEAQNVIFGGRLGQYRYYNMDQVISAALTTVAQEFGE; encoded by the coding sequence ATGTCTAAATATTTAGTTGTTGGTGCAGGTTTGTTTGGAGCTGTTTTTGCAAATGAAGCTGCTAAGCGAGGGCATGAAGTGACTGTGATCGAAAAACGTGATCATCTTGCAGGTAATATTTACACAAAAGAGGTCAACGGGATCCAAGTTCATCAATATGGCGCACATATTTTCCACACTTCAAATAAAAAAGTTTGGGAATATGTCAATCAGTTTGCAGAATTCAATCGGTACACAAATACACCGATCGCAAATTACAACGGTGAGATCTATAACTTACCATTCAATATGAATACGTTCAATAAGCTTTGGGGAGTCGTGACACCAGAAGAAGCCCAAGCTAAGATCGATGAACAACGTGCAGTCTTAAAAGGTAAAAAACCAGAAAATCTAGAAGAACAAGCGATCTCTTTGATCGGAACTGATATTTATGAAAAATTGATCAAAGGCTACACGGAAAAACAATGGGGGCGGAAAGCAACAGAATTACCAGCTTTCATCATCCGACGTTTACCAGTACGTTTGACTTACGATAATAACTATTTCAACGATACATACCAAGGGATCCCGATCGGCGGTTATACTCAGATCGTTGAAAAGATGTTGGATCATCCCCAGATCACAGTTAAGACAAAGACTGACTTCTTTGACAAGAAAGACCAGTATTTAGCTGATTATGATAAAGTTCTCTTCACTGGGATGATCGATCAATTCTTTGATTACAAATTAGGTGAATTAGAATATCGGAGCTTACGCTTTGAAACAGAAAACTTAGATGTTGATAACTACCAAGGAAATGCAGTCGTCAACTATACAGATGCCAAAACACCATACACTCGGATCATTGAACATAAACACTTTGAATTCGGCAAAGGTGATAAAGATAAGACTGTGATCACCCGTGAATATCCAGCTGACTGGAAACGGGGCGATGAACCATATTATCCAGTCAACGATAAGAAGAACAATTCACTTTATACAAAATATCAAGAATTGGCAGCTAATGAAGCTCAAAATGTGATCTTTGGTGGGCGTTTAGGCCAGTATCGTTATTATAATATGGATCAAGTTATCTCTGCTGCTTTGACAACAGTTGCACAGGAATTTGGTGAATAA
- a CDS encoding acyltransferase: MKRVRLNYIDVLNCIAIFFVLVLHSAQLAHFGGKDAPNYLLATILQAVCIPAVFIFFMNSGATLLTYRKRQTTAEFAKRRFLRVGLPFLFWSLAYYFFDAKFRAFPGPSDHSAGISFAKFIKAFLNNDINNLFWFFYAIIALYLVTPIFSTLVDKHKDVLCYVVCIYFFFNDVLSYVSHVTGYQLVTQHIAQPLLTSSWLGFFLMGYLIREDYFSKRVQNILIFLGLLTLSASLADVITDGKYIFLSGYSSFLYSVALYLIVKRVVAQINNEKILASFQIFSGASLGIYILHPLFYAFFDKIVFKTSVRDWPAYLEVLSSLIHILILPIIAYFILTPCVLLIKKLRLGKILIP, encoded by the coding sequence ATGAAGAGAGTAAGGTTGAATTACATAGATGTATTAAATTGTATCGCTATTTTTTTTGTGTTAGTTTTACATTCAGCACAGTTAGCTCATTTTGGGGGTAAAGATGCACCGAATTATCTATTAGCGACAATATTACAGGCAGTATGCATTCCCGCTGTTTTTATCTTTTTCATGAACTCAGGGGCAACTTTACTTACTTATCGCAAACGACAAACAACAGCAGAATTTGCTAAAAGACGTTTTCTAAGAGTCGGACTACCTTTTTTATTTTGGTCGCTCGCTTATTATTTTTTTGATGCAAAATTCAGAGCGTTTCCTGGACCATCTGATCATAGTGCAGGGATAAGTTTTGCTAAATTTATCAAAGCTTTTTTGAATAATGATATCAATAATCTTTTTTGGTTCTTTTATGCAATTATTGCTTTATATTTAGTGACACCGATCTTTTCAACTTTAGTAGATAAGCACAAAGACGTTTTGTGTTATGTCGTTTGTATTTATTTCTTTTTTAATGATGTCTTAAGTTATGTGAGCCATGTAACAGGTTATCAACTTGTTACGCAACATATTGCACAACCGTTACTTACATCGTCGTGGCTAGGCTTTTTTTTAATGGGCTATTTGATCAGAGAAGATTATTTTTCTAAGCGGGTTCAAAATATTTTGATCTTTTTAGGCTTGCTCACTTTGAGTGCTTCGCTTGCAGATGTGATCACTGACGGTAAATATATTTTCTTAAGTGGTTACTCGTCATTTTTATACTCGGTCGCTTTATATTTGATCGTTAAACGAGTAGTTGCGCAGATCAATAATGAAAAAATTTTAGCCAGTTTTCAAATTTTTTCAGGTGCAAGTTTAGGGATATATATATTACACCCACTATTCTATGCATTTTTTGATAAGATCGTCTTCAAAACATCTGTTAGAGATTGGCCGGCTTACCTTGAGGTTTTGAGTTCATTGATCCATATTTTAATCCTGCCGATCATCGCATATTTTATACTCACGCCTTGTGTATTGTTGATCAAAAAGCTCCGTCTAGGTAAGATCTTGATACCATAA
- a CDS encoding glycosyltransferase, translating to MKLKFLCMFLSGTGGTETVLVKVLNELCHQNEIELILTNRPQEDTWLKKLDPKITLSIYEGKFKRLSRIAWTFLTASKDTCFISLSPKMIKLGARLRQLFHKDYKLISWIHFSLNEQNMFDAQTTLPLADGHLAINSVIKEQLISYGIAQEKIFLIHNPIEPVAKALKPSTKPKSFFYAGRITFLGQKNLKELLDALALVEDATLDVYGTGEDLEKCQTYAASLGIAERITWHGFTAELWEQIKVRPSALILTSTFEGLPMIALETAAHGIPIICSNFNGYRDILQEDRNGFSYQLHNIEQLAQKMNMIDQVAFGPEQIKASIQAFYPQTYFKNFEKALHKLK from the coding sequence ATGAAATTAAAGTTTTTATGTATGTTTCTTTCTGGCACCGGTGGCACAGAGACTGTCTTAGTCAAAGTCTTGAACGAACTTTGCCATCAAAATGAGATCGAACTCATCTTGACCAATCGACCTCAAGAAGATACTTGGTTAAAAAAGCTCGATCCAAAGATCACGCTCAGTATCTACGAAGGGAAGTTCAAACGTCTTTCTCGGATCGCTTGGACTTTCTTGACCGCTTCAAAAGATACATGTTTTATCTCACTTAGTCCTAAAATGATCAAACTTGGGGCTAGGCTGCGGCAGTTATTTCACAAAGACTATAAACTTATCTCTTGGATCCATTTCTCATTAAATGAGCAAAACATGTTTGATGCGCAAACAACTTTACCGTTAGCCGACGGGCATCTGGCGATCAATTCTGTGATCAAAGAGCAACTCATCAGTTACGGGATCGCACAAGAGAAGATCTTTTTGATCCATAACCCGATCGAACCAGTCGCTAAAGCGCTCAAACCTAGCACTAAACCTAAAAGTTTCTTTTACGCTGGTCGGATCACTTTTTTAGGTCAAAAAAACCTCAAAGAACTTTTAGATGCTCTAGCTCTTGTTGAAGATGCAACGTTAGATGTCTATGGTACAGGCGAAGATCTGGAAAAATGTCAGACTTATGCTGCTTCACTAGGGATCGCAGAGCGGATCACCTGGCATGGCTTTACCGCTGAGCTTTGGGAGCAGATCAAGGTCAGGCCAAGCGCTTTGATCTTGACTTCGACCTTTGAAGGATTACCGATGATCGCGCTTGAAACTGCTGCACATGGGATCCCGATCATCTGTAGTAACTTTAATGGCTATCGGGACATTTTACAAGAAGATCGCAACGGTTTCAGTTATCAACTCCACAACATCGAGCAACTTGCCCAAAAGATGAATATGATCGATCAAGTTGCCTTTGGACCAGAGCAGATCAAGGCTAGTATCCAAGCTTTTTATCCGCAAACTTATTTTAAAAATTTTGAAAAAGCCTTGCATAAATTAAAATAG
- a CDS encoding GtrA family protein, producing the protein MLKFILVGIVNTIFGMGIMFIFYNFFHFSYWVSSASNYIFGSILSYFLNKHYTFQNKSKSIVTIVKFTVNITVCYLIAYGVAKPLAVWMFTGFDQHVQNNLAMLAGSVFFVGLNYLGQRFWAFKEEV; encoded by the coding sequence ATGTTGAAGTTCATCTTAGTAGGGATCGTCAATACGATTTTTGGGATGGGCATAATGTTTATCTTTTATAACTTCTTTCATTTCAGTTATTGGGTATCATCGGCTTCTAATTATATTTTTGGCAGTATTTTAAGTTATTTTTTGAATAAACACTATACTTTCCAAAATAAGTCAAAAAGTATAGTGACGATCGTTAAATTTACGGTCAATATCACGGTTTGCTACCTGATCGCTTATGGAGTGGCGAAGCCATTAGCAGTCTGGATGTTCACAGGTTTTGATCAACATGTGCAAAATAATCTTGCAATGTTAGCTGGTTCAGTCTTTTTTGTTGGCTTGAATTATCTAGGGCAACGCTTTTGGGCTTTTAAAGAAGAAGTGTGA
- a CDS encoding glycosyltransferase family 2 protein, giving the protein MLISFIIPTYNAVKTLERTVASILDQQMETDYEVLLVDDGSTDKTLALAQKLAHDHPKVKCFTAGHGVSHARNIGLAHAKGTYITFIDADDHYLPQTLPQVVTKLKQTDSDLTIFSFEHGQTPVILNLAGLDHAQSLALMLSKPTNYLTAWGKFFKRSLLIKHQLYFDEELTMAEDSDFVIRYLLACETIVSSDLVIYHYTIDTPSATRTFDETKTARYLTALAKLKPLIAKSSEPLTTSFYKYVLIQLNIIAVRTIYPKNNPETSQEKKRRLNRVLHDPVISEALQKISLKDCLTPHLLPGLFLKLQWRALAIALFKLRSQQNYNKENSSK; this is encoded by the coding sequence ATGCTGATCTCTTTTATCATTCCGACTTACAATGCCGTGAAAACATTAGAAAGAACAGTCGCTAGTATCCTGGACCAACAAATGGAGACTGATTACGAAGTCTTACTTGTCGACGATGGTTCAACTGACAAGACTTTAGCATTAGCTCAAAAGTTGGCACACGATCATCCAAAAGTAAAATGTTTCACAGCAGGACACGGCGTTTCACACGCGCGAAATATCGGCTTAGCTCATGCTAAAGGAACATACATCACTTTCATCGATGCTGACGATCACTATTTACCCCAAACATTACCTCAAGTCGTAACAAAGTTGAAACAGACTGATAGCGATCTAACTATTTTTAGTTTTGAGCATGGGCAAACTCCTGTCATTTTGAATTTAGCTGGACTAGATCATGCCCAAAGTCTAGCCTTGATGCTCAGCAAGCCAACAAACTATCTCACTGCTTGGGGAAAATTCTTCAAACGTTCATTGCTTATCAAACACCAGCTCTACTTTGATGAAGAGCTCACGATGGCTGAAGATAGTGACTTTGTGATCCGCTATTTATTAGCTTGTGAAACGATCGTCTCCTCTGATTTGGTCATCTATCACTATACGATCGATACACCTTCGGCTACCCGAACTTTTGATGAGACTAAAACAGCACGTTATTTAACAGCGTTAGCTAAACTCAAACCGTTGATCGCAAAAAGTTCTGAACCGCTGACGACAAGTTTTTACAAATATGTTTTGATCCAACTAAATATCATCGCCGTGCGCACGATCTATCCGAAAAATAATCCTGAAACATCACAGGAGAAAAAGCGACGCTTAAACCGCGTCCTACACGATCCGGTGATCAGTGAAGCTTTACAAAAGATCTCACTTAAAGATTGTTTGACACCTCACTTACTTCCCGGGTTATTTTTAAAACTTCAGTGGCGCGCATTAGCGATCGCATTATTCAAATTACGTAGTCAACAAAATTATAATAAGGAAAATTCTAGCAAATAG